A single genomic interval of Oryctolagus cuniculus chromosome 19, mOryCun1.1, whole genome shotgun sequence harbors:
- the NPRL3 gene encoding GATOR1 complex protein NPRL3 isoform X2 — MGDDSSPLSVILVSSGSRGNKLLFRYPFQRSPEHPASQSSQPRSRYAVNHTGDHVDDQDGDSRFSDVILATILATKSEMCGQKFELKIDNVRFVGHPTLLQHALGQISKTDPSPKRDAPTMILFNVVFALRANADPSVINCLHNLSRRIATVLQHEERRCQYLTREAKLILALQDEVSAVADASEGPQSPFHHILPKCKLARDLKEAYDSPYHALLLLSDEKALLGELPVDCSPALVRVIRTTSAVKNLQQLAQDADLALLQVFQLAAHLVYWGKAIIIYPLCENNVYMLSPNASVCLYSPLAEQFSRQFPAHDLPSVLSKFSLPVSLSEFRNPLAPPVQETQLIQMVVWMLQHRLLIQLHTYVCLMASPSEEEPRLREDEVPFTARVGGRSLSTPNALSFGSPTSSDDMTLTSPSMDNSSAELLPSGDSPLNKRVTENLLASLSEHERAAILSVPAAQNPEDLRMFARLLHYFRGRHHLEEIMYHENTRRSQLLMLVDKFRSVLVVTTHEDPVIAVFQALLT; from the exons ATGGGCGACGACAGCAGCCCCCTCAGCGTGATTCTGGTGAGCTCGGGCAGCAGGGGCAACAAGCTGCTCTTCAGGTACCCCTTCCAGCGCAGCCCGGAGCACCCCGCGTCGCAGTCAA GTCAGCCACGTAGCAGGTATGCTGTTAACCACACCGGGGACCACGTTGATGACCAGGACGGCGACTCCAG gtttTCAGATGTTATTCTGGCAACAATTTTGGCAACCAAGTCTGAAATGTGTGGCCAAAAATTTGAGCTGAAGATCGATAATGTGCGGTTTGTTGGGCACCCAACGTTACTGCAACATGCTCTGGGGCAG ATCTCCAAAACAGATCCGTCTCCGAAGAGGGATGCCCCTACCATGATTCTCTTCAACGTGGTGTTTGCGCTGAGG GCCAACGCTGACCCTTCGGTGATAAACTGTCTGCACAACCTGTCTCGGCGCATTGCCACGGTGCTGCAGCACGAGGAGCGCCGCTGCCAGTACCTCACTAGAGAGGCCAAGTTGATCCTGGCACTCCAGGACGAGGTGTCCGCGGTGGCCGATG CCAGTGAAGGGCCCCAGTCCCCGTTCCATCACATCCTGCCCAAGTGCAAGCTGGCCCGGGACCTCAAGGAGGCTTACGACAG CCCGTACCACGCCCTGCTGCTGCTCAGTGACGAGAAGGCCCTGCTCGGTGAGCTCCCCGTGGACTGCTCCCCGGCCCTGGTGCGCGTGATCAGGACCACGTCTGCCGTGAAGAACCTGCAGCAGCTAGCCCAGGACGCCGACCTCGCATTGCTGCAG GTTTTCCAGCTTGCAGCTCACCTGGTGTACTGGGGCAAGGCCATCATCATCTACCCACTATGCGAGAACAACGTCTACATGCTGTCTCCCAATGCCAGCGTGTGTCT GTACTCCCCGCTGGCAGAACAGTTCTCCCGCCAGTTCCCGGCGCACGACCTGCCGTCCGTCCTGTCCAAGTTCTCCTTGCCCGTCTCTCTGTCAGAATTTAGGAACCCCTTGGCCCCCCCTGTACAGGAG ACCCAGCTCATCCAGATGGTGGTGTGGATGCTGCAGCATCGGCTGCTCATCCAGCTGCACACCTATGTCTGCCTGATGGCCTCGCCCAGCGAGGAGGAGCCCCGCCTGCGAGAGGACGAGGTCCCCTTCACTGCTCGGGTCGGCGGCCGCAGCCTCAGCACACCCAATGCCCTCAGCTTCGGCTCCCCAA CCAGCAGCGATGACATGACCCTTACCAGCCCCAGCATGGACAACTCCAGCGCAGAGCTGCTCCCCAGTGGGGACTCGCCGCTGAACAAGAGGGTGACCGAGAACCTGCTGGCCAGCCTGTCGGAGCACGAGCGGGCGGCCATCCTCAGCGTGCCCGCGGCCCAGAACCCTGAGGACCTCCGCATGTTTGCCAG GCTCCTTCACTATTTCCGTGGCCGCCACCACCTGGAGGAGATCATGTACCACGAGAACACGCGGCGCTCCCAGCTGCTCATGCTCGTTGACAAGTTCCGCAGCGTGCTGGTGGTGACCACCCACGAGGACCCCGTCATAGCCGTCTTCCAGGCACTGCTCACGTGA
- the NPRL3 gene encoding GATOR1 complex protein NPRL3 isoform X1: MGDDSSPLSVILVSSGSRGNKLLFRYPFQRSPEHPASQSSQPRSRYAVNHTGDHVDDQDGDSRFSDVILATILATKSEMCGQKFELKIDNVRFVGHPTLLQHALGQISKTDPSPKRDAPTMILFNVVFALRANADPSVINCLHNLSRRIATVLQHEERRCQYLTREAKLILALQDEVSAVADASEGPQSPFHHILPKCKLARDLKEAYDSLCTSGVVRLHINSWLEVSFCLPHKIHYAASSLIPPEAIERSLKAIRPYHALLLLSDEKALLGELPVDCSPALVRVIRTTSAVKNLQQLAQDADLALLQVFQLAAHLVYWGKAIIIYPLCENNVYMLSPNASVCLYSPLAEQFSRQFPAHDLPSVLSKFSLPVSLSEFRNPLAPPVQELHTYVCLMASPSEEEPRLREDEVPFTARVGGRSLSTPNALSFGSPTSSDDMTLTSPSMDNSSAELLPSGDSPLNKRVTENLLASLSEHERAAILSVPAAQNPEDLRMFARLLHYFRGRHHLEEIMYHENTRRSQLLMLVDKFRSVLVVTTHEDPVIAVFQALLT, translated from the exons ATGGGCGACGACAGCAGCCCCCTCAGCGTGATTCTGGTGAGCTCGGGCAGCAGGGGCAACAAGCTGCTCTTCAGGTACCCCTTCCAGCGCAGCCCGGAGCACCCCGCGTCGCAGTCAA GTCAGCCACGTAGCAGGTATGCTGTTAACCACACCGGGGACCACGTTGATGACCAGGACGGCGACTCCAG gtttTCAGATGTTATTCTGGCAACAATTTTGGCAACCAAGTCTGAAATGTGTGGCCAAAAATTTGAGCTGAAGATCGATAATGTGCGGTTTGTTGGGCACCCAACGTTACTGCAACATGCTCTGGGGCAG ATCTCCAAAACAGATCCGTCTCCGAAGAGGGATGCCCCTACCATGATTCTCTTCAACGTGGTGTTTGCGCTGAGG GCCAACGCTGACCCTTCGGTGATAAACTGTCTGCACAACCTGTCTCGGCGCATTGCCACGGTGCTGCAGCACGAGGAGCGCCGCTGCCAGTACCTCACTAGAGAGGCCAAGTTGATCCTGGCACTCCAGGACGAGGTGTCCGCGGTGGCCGATG CCAGTGAAGGGCCCCAGTCCCCGTTCCATCACATCCTGCCCAAGTGCAAGCTGGCCCGGGACCTCAAGGAGGCTTACGACAG CCTGTGCACCTCTGGCGTGGTGCGGCTCCACATCAACAGCTGGCTGGAGGTGAGCTTCTGCCTGCCCCACAAGATCCACTACGCTGCTTCCAGCCTGATCCCCCCCGAGGCCATTGAGCGCAGCCTGAAAGCCATCCG CCCGTACCACGCCCTGCTGCTGCTCAGTGACGAGAAGGCCCTGCTCGGTGAGCTCCCCGTGGACTGCTCCCCGGCCCTGGTGCGCGTGATCAGGACCACGTCTGCCGTGAAGAACCTGCAGCAGCTAGCCCAGGACGCCGACCTCGCATTGCTGCAG GTTTTCCAGCTTGCAGCTCACCTGGTGTACTGGGGCAAGGCCATCATCATCTACCCACTATGCGAGAACAACGTCTACATGCTGTCTCCCAATGCCAGCGTGTGTCT GTACTCCCCGCTGGCAGAACAGTTCTCCCGCCAGTTCCCGGCGCACGACCTGCCGTCCGTCCTGTCCAAGTTCTCCTTGCCCGTCTCTCTGTCAGAATTTAGGAACCCCTTGGCCCCCCCTGTACAGGAG CTGCACACCTATGTCTGCCTGATGGCCTCGCCCAGCGAGGAGGAGCCCCGCCTGCGAGAGGACGAGGTCCCCTTCACTGCTCGGGTCGGCGGCCGCAGCCTCAGCACACCCAATGCCCTCAGCTTCGGCTCCCCAA CCAGCAGCGATGACATGACCCTTACCAGCCCCAGCATGGACAACTCCAGCGCAGAGCTGCTCCCCAGTGGGGACTCGCCGCTGAACAAGAGGGTGACCGAGAACCTGCTGGCCAGCCTGTCGGAGCACGAGCGGGCGGCCATCCTCAGCGTGCCCGCGGCCCAGAACCCTGAGGACCTCCGCATGTTTGCCAG GCTCCTTCACTATTTCCGTGGCCGCCACCACCTGGAGGAGATCATGTACCACGAGAACACGCGGCGCTCCCAGCTGCTCATGCTCGTTGACAAGTTCCGCAGCGTGCTGGTGGTGACCACCCACGAGGACCCCGTCATAGCCGTCTTCCAGGCACTGCTCACGTGA
- the NPRL3 gene encoding GATOR1 complex protein NPRL3 isoform X3, protein MGDDSSPLSVILVSSGSRGNKLLFRYPFQRSPEHPASQSSQPRSRYAVNHTGDHVDDQDGDSRFSDVILATILATKSEMCGQKFELKIDNVRFVGHPTLLQHALGQISKTDPSPKRDAPTMILFNVVFALRANADPSVINCLHNLSRRIATVLQHEERRCQYLTREAKLILALQDEVSAVADASEGPQSPFHHILPKCKLARDLKEAYDSPYHALLLLSDEKALLGELPVDCSPALVRVIRTTSAVKNLQQLAQDADLALLQVFQLAAHLVYWGKAIIIYPLCENNVYMLSPNASVCLYSPLAEQFSRQFPAHDLPSVLSKFSLPVSLSEFRNPLAPPVQELHTYVCLMASPSEEEPRLREDEVPFTARVGGRSLSTPNALSFGSPTSSDDMTLTSPSMDNSSAELLPSGDSPLNKRVTENLLASLSEHERAAILSVPAAQNPEDLRMFARLLHYFRGRHHLEEIMYHENTRRSQLLMLVDKFRSVLVVTTHEDPVIAVFQALLT, encoded by the exons ATGGGCGACGACAGCAGCCCCCTCAGCGTGATTCTGGTGAGCTCGGGCAGCAGGGGCAACAAGCTGCTCTTCAGGTACCCCTTCCAGCGCAGCCCGGAGCACCCCGCGTCGCAGTCAA GTCAGCCACGTAGCAGGTATGCTGTTAACCACACCGGGGACCACGTTGATGACCAGGACGGCGACTCCAG gtttTCAGATGTTATTCTGGCAACAATTTTGGCAACCAAGTCTGAAATGTGTGGCCAAAAATTTGAGCTGAAGATCGATAATGTGCGGTTTGTTGGGCACCCAACGTTACTGCAACATGCTCTGGGGCAG ATCTCCAAAACAGATCCGTCTCCGAAGAGGGATGCCCCTACCATGATTCTCTTCAACGTGGTGTTTGCGCTGAGG GCCAACGCTGACCCTTCGGTGATAAACTGTCTGCACAACCTGTCTCGGCGCATTGCCACGGTGCTGCAGCACGAGGAGCGCCGCTGCCAGTACCTCACTAGAGAGGCCAAGTTGATCCTGGCACTCCAGGACGAGGTGTCCGCGGTGGCCGATG CCAGTGAAGGGCCCCAGTCCCCGTTCCATCACATCCTGCCCAAGTGCAAGCTGGCCCGGGACCTCAAGGAGGCTTACGACAG CCCGTACCACGCCCTGCTGCTGCTCAGTGACGAGAAGGCCCTGCTCGGTGAGCTCCCCGTGGACTGCTCCCCGGCCCTGGTGCGCGTGATCAGGACCACGTCTGCCGTGAAGAACCTGCAGCAGCTAGCCCAGGACGCCGACCTCGCATTGCTGCAG GTTTTCCAGCTTGCAGCTCACCTGGTGTACTGGGGCAAGGCCATCATCATCTACCCACTATGCGAGAACAACGTCTACATGCTGTCTCCCAATGCCAGCGTGTGTCT GTACTCCCCGCTGGCAGAACAGTTCTCCCGCCAGTTCCCGGCGCACGACCTGCCGTCCGTCCTGTCCAAGTTCTCCTTGCCCGTCTCTCTGTCAGAATTTAGGAACCCCTTGGCCCCCCCTGTACAGGAG CTGCACACCTATGTCTGCCTGATGGCCTCGCCCAGCGAGGAGGAGCCCCGCCTGCGAGAGGACGAGGTCCCCTTCACTGCTCGGGTCGGCGGCCGCAGCCTCAGCACACCCAATGCCCTCAGCTTCGGCTCCCCAA CCAGCAGCGATGACATGACCCTTACCAGCCCCAGCATGGACAACTCCAGCGCAGAGCTGCTCCCCAGTGGGGACTCGCCGCTGAACAAGAGGGTGACCGAGAACCTGCTGGCCAGCCTGTCGGAGCACGAGCGGGCGGCCATCCTCAGCGTGCCCGCGGCCCAGAACCCTGAGGACCTCCGCATGTTTGCCAG GCTCCTTCACTATTTCCGTGGCCGCCACCACCTGGAGGAGATCATGTACCACGAGAACACGCGGCGCTCCCAGCTGCTCATGCTCGTTGACAAGTTCCGCAGCGTGCTGGTGGTGACCACCCACGAGGACCCCGTCATAGCCGTCTTCCAGGCACTGCTCACGTGA
- the NPRL3 gene encoding GATOR1 complex protein NPRL3: MGDDSSPLSVILVSSGSRGNKLLFRYPFQRSPEHPASQSSQPRSRYAVNHTGDHVDDQDGDSRFSDVILATILATKSEMCGQKFELKIDNVRFVGHPTLLQHALGQISKTDPSPKRDAPTMILFNVVFALRANADPSVINCLHNLSRRIATVLQHEERRCQYLTREAKLILALQDEVSAVADASEGPQSPFHHILPKCKLARDLKEAYDSLCTSGVVRLHINSWLEVSFCLPHKIHYAASSLIPPEAIERSLKAIRPYHALLLLSDEKALLGELPVDCSPALVRVIRTTSAVKNLQQLAQDADLALLQVFQLAAHLVYWGKAIIIYPLCENNVYMLSPNASVCLYSPLAEQFSRQFPAHDLPSVLSKFSLPVSLSEFRNPLAPPVQETQLIQMVVWMLQHRLLIQLHTYVCLMASPSEEEPRLREDEVPFTARVGGRSLSTPNALSFGSPTSSDDMTLTSPSMDNSSAELLPSGDSPLNKRVTENLLASLSEHERAAILSVPAAQNPEDLRMFARLLHYFRGRHHLEEIMYHENTRRSQLLMLVDKFRSVLVVTTHEDPVIAVFQALLT; the protein is encoded by the exons ATGGGCGACGACAGCAGCCCCCTCAGCGTGATTCTGGTGAGCTCGGGCAGCAGGGGCAACAAGCTGCTCTTCAGGTACCCCTTCCAGCGCAGCCCGGAGCACCCCGCGTCGCAGTCAA GTCAGCCACGTAGCAGGTATGCTGTTAACCACACCGGGGACCACGTTGATGACCAGGACGGCGACTCCAG gtttTCAGATGTTATTCTGGCAACAATTTTGGCAACCAAGTCTGAAATGTGTGGCCAAAAATTTGAGCTGAAGATCGATAATGTGCGGTTTGTTGGGCACCCAACGTTACTGCAACATGCTCTGGGGCAG ATCTCCAAAACAGATCCGTCTCCGAAGAGGGATGCCCCTACCATGATTCTCTTCAACGTGGTGTTTGCGCTGAGG GCCAACGCTGACCCTTCGGTGATAAACTGTCTGCACAACCTGTCTCGGCGCATTGCCACGGTGCTGCAGCACGAGGAGCGCCGCTGCCAGTACCTCACTAGAGAGGCCAAGTTGATCCTGGCACTCCAGGACGAGGTGTCCGCGGTGGCCGATG CCAGTGAAGGGCCCCAGTCCCCGTTCCATCACATCCTGCCCAAGTGCAAGCTGGCCCGGGACCTCAAGGAGGCTTACGACAG CCTGTGCACCTCTGGCGTGGTGCGGCTCCACATCAACAGCTGGCTGGAGGTGAGCTTCTGCCTGCCCCACAAGATCCACTACGCTGCTTCCAGCCTGATCCCCCCCGAGGCCATTGAGCGCAGCCTGAAAGCCATCCG CCCGTACCACGCCCTGCTGCTGCTCAGTGACGAGAAGGCCCTGCTCGGTGAGCTCCCCGTGGACTGCTCCCCGGCCCTGGTGCGCGTGATCAGGACCACGTCTGCCGTGAAGAACCTGCAGCAGCTAGCCCAGGACGCCGACCTCGCATTGCTGCAG GTTTTCCAGCTTGCAGCTCACCTGGTGTACTGGGGCAAGGCCATCATCATCTACCCACTATGCGAGAACAACGTCTACATGCTGTCTCCCAATGCCAGCGTGTGTCT GTACTCCCCGCTGGCAGAACAGTTCTCCCGCCAGTTCCCGGCGCACGACCTGCCGTCCGTCCTGTCCAAGTTCTCCTTGCCCGTCTCTCTGTCAGAATTTAGGAACCCCTTGGCCCCCCCTGTACAGGAG ACCCAGCTCATCCAGATGGTGGTGTGGATGCTGCAGCATCGGCTGCTCATCCAGCTGCACACCTATGTCTGCCTGATGGCCTCGCCCAGCGAGGAGGAGCCCCGCCTGCGAGAGGACGAGGTCCCCTTCACTGCTCGGGTCGGCGGCCGCAGCCTCAGCACACCCAATGCCCTCAGCTTCGGCTCCCCAA CCAGCAGCGATGACATGACCCTTACCAGCCCCAGCATGGACAACTCCAGCGCAGAGCTGCTCCCCAGTGGGGACTCGCCGCTGAACAAGAGGGTGACCGAGAACCTGCTGGCCAGCCTGTCGGAGCACGAGCGGGCGGCCATCCTCAGCGTGCCCGCGGCCCAGAACCCTGAGGACCTCCGCATGTTTGCCAG GCTCCTTCACTATTTCCGTGGCCGCCACCACCTGGAGGAGATCATGTACCACGAGAACACGCGGCGCTCCCAGCTGCTCATGCTCGTTGACAAGTTCCGCAGCGTGCTGGTGGTGACCACCCACGAGGACCCCGTCATAGCCGTCTTCCAGGCACTGCTCACGTGA
- the NPRL3 gene encoding GATOR1 complex protein NPRL3 isoform X4, with protein MCGQKFELKIDNVRFVGHPTLLQHALGQISKTDPSPKRDAPTMILFNVVFALRANADPSVINCLHNLSRRIATVLQHEERRCQYLTREAKLILALQDEVSAVADASEGPQSPFHHILPKCKLARDLKEAYDSLCTSGVVRLHINSWLEVSFCLPHKIHYAASSLIPPEAIERSLKAIRPYHALLLLSDEKALLGELPVDCSPALVRVIRTTSAVKNLQQLAQDADLALLQVFQLAAHLVYWGKAIIIYPLCENNVYMLSPNASVCLYSPLAEQFSRQFPAHDLPSVLSKFSLPVSLSEFRNPLAPPVQETQLIQMVVWMLQHRLLIQLHTYVCLMASPSEEEPRLREDEVPFTARVGGRSLSTPNALSFGSPTSSDDMTLTSPSMDNSSAELLPSGDSPLNKRVTENLLASLSEHERAAILSVPAAQNPEDLRMFARLLHYFRGRHHLEEIMYHENTRRSQLLMLVDKFRSVLVVTTHEDPVIAVFQALLT; from the exons ATGTGTGGCCAAAAATTTGAGCTGAAGATCGATAATGTGCGGTTTGTTGGGCACCCAACGTTACTGCAACATGCTCTGGGGCAG ATCTCCAAAACAGATCCGTCTCCGAAGAGGGATGCCCCTACCATGATTCTCTTCAACGTGGTGTTTGCGCTGAGG GCCAACGCTGACCCTTCGGTGATAAACTGTCTGCACAACCTGTCTCGGCGCATTGCCACGGTGCTGCAGCACGAGGAGCGCCGCTGCCAGTACCTCACTAGAGAGGCCAAGTTGATCCTGGCACTCCAGGACGAGGTGTCCGCGGTGGCCGATG CCAGTGAAGGGCCCCAGTCCCCGTTCCATCACATCCTGCCCAAGTGCAAGCTGGCCCGGGACCTCAAGGAGGCTTACGACAG CCTGTGCACCTCTGGCGTGGTGCGGCTCCACATCAACAGCTGGCTGGAGGTGAGCTTCTGCCTGCCCCACAAGATCCACTACGCTGCTTCCAGCCTGATCCCCCCCGAGGCCATTGAGCGCAGCCTGAAAGCCATCCG CCCGTACCACGCCCTGCTGCTGCTCAGTGACGAGAAGGCCCTGCTCGGTGAGCTCCCCGTGGACTGCTCCCCGGCCCTGGTGCGCGTGATCAGGACCACGTCTGCCGTGAAGAACCTGCAGCAGCTAGCCCAGGACGCCGACCTCGCATTGCTGCAG GTTTTCCAGCTTGCAGCTCACCTGGTGTACTGGGGCAAGGCCATCATCATCTACCCACTATGCGAGAACAACGTCTACATGCTGTCTCCCAATGCCAGCGTGTGTCT GTACTCCCCGCTGGCAGAACAGTTCTCCCGCCAGTTCCCGGCGCACGACCTGCCGTCCGTCCTGTCCAAGTTCTCCTTGCCCGTCTCTCTGTCAGAATTTAGGAACCCCTTGGCCCCCCCTGTACAGGAG ACCCAGCTCATCCAGATGGTGGTGTGGATGCTGCAGCATCGGCTGCTCATCCAGCTGCACACCTATGTCTGCCTGATGGCCTCGCCCAGCGAGGAGGAGCCCCGCCTGCGAGAGGACGAGGTCCCCTTCACTGCTCGGGTCGGCGGCCGCAGCCTCAGCACACCCAATGCCCTCAGCTTCGGCTCCCCAA CCAGCAGCGATGACATGACCCTTACCAGCCCCAGCATGGACAACTCCAGCGCAGAGCTGCTCCCCAGTGGGGACTCGCCGCTGAACAAGAGGGTGACCGAGAACCTGCTGGCCAGCCTGTCGGAGCACGAGCGGGCGGCCATCCTCAGCGTGCCCGCGGCCCAGAACCCTGAGGACCTCCGCATGTTTGCCAG GCTCCTTCACTATTTCCGTGGCCGCCACCACCTGGAGGAGATCATGTACCACGAGAACACGCGGCGCTCCCAGCTGCTCATGCTCGTTGACAAGTTCCGCAGCGTGCTGGTGGTGACCACCCACGAGGACCCCGTCATAGCCGTCTTCCAGGCACTGCTCACGTGA
- the NPRL3 gene encoding GATOR1 complex protein NPRL3 isoform X6 encodes MCGQKFELKIDNVRFVGHPTLLQHALGQISKTDPSPKRDAPTMILFNVVFALRANADPSVINCLHNLSRRIATVLQHEERRCQYLTREAKLILALQDEVSAVADASEGPQSPFHHILPKCKLARDLKEAYDSLCTSGVVRLHINSWLEVSFCLPHKIHYAASSLIPPEAIERSLKAIRPYHALLLLSDEKALLGELPVDCSPALVRVIRTTSAVKNLQQLAQDADLALLQVFQLAAHLVYWGKAIIIYPLCENNVYMLSPNASVCLYSPLAEQFSRQFPAHDLPSVLSKFSLPVSLSEFRNPLAPPVQELHTYVCLMASPSEEEPRLREDEVPFTARVGGRSLSTPNALSFGSPTSSDDMTLTSPSMDNSSAELLPSGDSPLNKRVTENLLASLSEHERAAILSVPAAQNPEDLRMFARLLHYFRGRHHLEEIMYHENTRRSQLLMLVDKFRSVLVVTTHEDPVIAVFQALLT; translated from the exons ATGTGTGGCCAAAAATTTGAGCTGAAGATCGATAATGTGCGGTTTGTTGGGCACCCAACGTTACTGCAACATGCTCTGGGGCAG ATCTCCAAAACAGATCCGTCTCCGAAGAGGGATGCCCCTACCATGATTCTCTTCAACGTGGTGTTTGCGCTGAGG GCCAACGCTGACCCTTCGGTGATAAACTGTCTGCACAACCTGTCTCGGCGCATTGCCACGGTGCTGCAGCACGAGGAGCGCCGCTGCCAGTACCTCACTAGAGAGGCCAAGTTGATCCTGGCACTCCAGGACGAGGTGTCCGCGGTGGCCGATG CCAGTGAAGGGCCCCAGTCCCCGTTCCATCACATCCTGCCCAAGTGCAAGCTGGCCCGGGACCTCAAGGAGGCTTACGACAG CCTGTGCACCTCTGGCGTGGTGCGGCTCCACATCAACAGCTGGCTGGAGGTGAGCTTCTGCCTGCCCCACAAGATCCACTACGCTGCTTCCAGCCTGATCCCCCCCGAGGCCATTGAGCGCAGCCTGAAAGCCATCCG CCCGTACCACGCCCTGCTGCTGCTCAGTGACGAGAAGGCCCTGCTCGGTGAGCTCCCCGTGGACTGCTCCCCGGCCCTGGTGCGCGTGATCAGGACCACGTCTGCCGTGAAGAACCTGCAGCAGCTAGCCCAGGACGCCGACCTCGCATTGCTGCAG GTTTTCCAGCTTGCAGCTCACCTGGTGTACTGGGGCAAGGCCATCATCATCTACCCACTATGCGAGAACAACGTCTACATGCTGTCTCCCAATGCCAGCGTGTGTCT GTACTCCCCGCTGGCAGAACAGTTCTCCCGCCAGTTCCCGGCGCACGACCTGCCGTCCGTCCTGTCCAAGTTCTCCTTGCCCGTCTCTCTGTCAGAATTTAGGAACCCCTTGGCCCCCCCTGTACAGGAG CTGCACACCTATGTCTGCCTGATGGCCTCGCCCAGCGAGGAGGAGCCCCGCCTGCGAGAGGACGAGGTCCCCTTCACTGCTCGGGTCGGCGGCCGCAGCCTCAGCACACCCAATGCCCTCAGCTTCGGCTCCCCAA CCAGCAGCGATGACATGACCCTTACCAGCCCCAGCATGGACAACTCCAGCGCAGAGCTGCTCCCCAGTGGGGACTCGCCGCTGAACAAGAGGGTGACCGAGAACCTGCTGGCCAGCCTGTCGGAGCACGAGCGGGCGGCCATCCTCAGCGTGCCCGCGGCCCAGAACCCTGAGGACCTCCGCATGTTTGCCAG GCTCCTTCACTATTTCCGTGGCCGCCACCACCTGGAGGAGATCATGTACCACGAGAACACGCGGCGCTCCCAGCTGCTCATGCTCGTTGACAAGTTCCGCAGCGTGCTGGTGGTGACCACCCACGAGGACCCCGTCATAGCCGTCTTCCAGGCACTGCTCACGTGA
- the NPRL3 gene encoding GATOR1 complex protein NPRL3 isoform X7, producing MILFNVVFALRANADPSVINCLHNLSRRIATVLQHEERRCQYLTREAKLILALQDEVSAVADASEGPQSPFHHILPKCKLARDLKEAYDSLCTSGVVRLHINSWLEVSFCLPHKIHYAASSLIPPEAIERSLKAIRPYHALLLLSDEKALLGELPVDCSPALVRVIRTTSAVKNLQQLAQDADLALLQVFQLAAHLVYWGKAIIIYPLCENNVYMLSPNASVCLYSPLAEQFSRQFPAHDLPSVLSKFSLPVSLSEFRNPLAPPVQETQLIQMVVWMLQHRLLIQLHTYVCLMASPSEEEPRLREDEVPFTARVGGRSLSTPNALSFGSPTSSDDMTLTSPSMDNSSAELLPSGDSPLNKRVTENLLASLSEHERAAILSVPAAQNPEDLRMFARLLHYFRGRHHLEEIMYHENTRRSQLLMLVDKFRSVLVVTTHEDPVIAVFQALLT from the exons ATGATTCTCTTCAACGTGGTGTTTGCGCTGAGG GCCAACGCTGACCCTTCGGTGATAAACTGTCTGCACAACCTGTCTCGGCGCATTGCCACGGTGCTGCAGCACGAGGAGCGCCGCTGCCAGTACCTCACTAGAGAGGCCAAGTTGATCCTGGCACTCCAGGACGAGGTGTCCGCGGTGGCCGATG CCAGTGAAGGGCCCCAGTCCCCGTTCCATCACATCCTGCCCAAGTGCAAGCTGGCCCGGGACCTCAAGGAGGCTTACGACAG CCTGTGCACCTCTGGCGTGGTGCGGCTCCACATCAACAGCTGGCTGGAGGTGAGCTTCTGCCTGCCCCACAAGATCCACTACGCTGCTTCCAGCCTGATCCCCCCCGAGGCCATTGAGCGCAGCCTGAAAGCCATCCG CCCGTACCACGCCCTGCTGCTGCTCAGTGACGAGAAGGCCCTGCTCGGTGAGCTCCCCGTGGACTGCTCCCCGGCCCTGGTGCGCGTGATCAGGACCACGTCTGCCGTGAAGAACCTGCAGCAGCTAGCCCAGGACGCCGACCTCGCATTGCTGCAG GTTTTCCAGCTTGCAGCTCACCTGGTGTACTGGGGCAAGGCCATCATCATCTACCCACTATGCGAGAACAACGTCTACATGCTGTCTCCCAATGCCAGCGTGTGTCT GTACTCCCCGCTGGCAGAACAGTTCTCCCGCCAGTTCCCGGCGCACGACCTGCCGTCCGTCCTGTCCAAGTTCTCCTTGCCCGTCTCTCTGTCAGAATTTAGGAACCCCTTGGCCCCCCCTGTACAGGAG ACCCAGCTCATCCAGATGGTGGTGTGGATGCTGCAGCATCGGCTGCTCATCCAGCTGCACACCTATGTCTGCCTGATGGCCTCGCCCAGCGAGGAGGAGCCCCGCCTGCGAGAGGACGAGGTCCCCTTCACTGCTCGGGTCGGCGGCCGCAGCCTCAGCACACCCAATGCCCTCAGCTTCGGCTCCCCAA CCAGCAGCGATGACATGACCCTTACCAGCCCCAGCATGGACAACTCCAGCGCAGAGCTGCTCCCCAGTGGGGACTCGCCGCTGAACAAGAGGGTGACCGAGAACCTGCTGGCCAGCCTGTCGGAGCACGAGCGGGCGGCCATCCTCAGCGTGCCCGCGGCCCAGAACCCTGAGGACCTCCGCATGTTTGCCAG GCTCCTTCACTATTTCCGTGGCCGCCACCACCTGGAGGAGATCATGTACCACGAGAACACGCGGCGCTCCCAGCTGCTCATGCTCGTTGACAAGTTCCGCAGCGTGCTGGTGGTGACCACCCACGAGGACCCCGTCATAGCCGTCTTCCAGGCACTGCTCACGTGA